GTCTGGCATTATGTTGGCGATGACGACCGGTATATTTTTGTATGTATCCGCCAGCCATCTCGTCCCCTATATCGGACAAACCAAAAAGGCACAGTATGGAGTTTATTTTGTTGGTGCCATGGCCGTGTATCTGATTTTGTCTGCCTATTTGCACGCGAACCACTTGCATGCATAAAAGGTCCTATTCCTAGCCAGTCTAGACTGGAGGAAGGGAGTGTGGACTGACAGTATGAACCATCAAGAGCAATTGCAAACAGACGATCTCTTGCAGTCACTGACTGAATTCCCGGTCATGGGGACATCGTTGAATCCATTGCAGGAATCGTGGGCTTCCTCTGACGCTCTAACTGCGCTAACCGATCAGGCCGGAAGTACCGATTAAATGTTTTTGTACTGCCCCTCTCGTTTATCCCTCGTATCCATGGACAAGATCGGTTATAATGCAGGGGAATAAGTTGGGAAAGGGGCAGATACATAATGAATACATTGTTGCAAGGAAAGAACATCGTCATCATGGGCGTAGCAAACCACCGCAGCATTGCCTGGGGAATTGCGCAATCCTTACATAATGCTGGAGCGAATCTGATTTTTACCTACCAAGGGGAGCGCCTGCGTGAAAACGTGGCGGCACTCACAGAAAAATTGGGAGTAGAAGCGCTGTTGGTAAATTGCGATGTCACGAAGGATGAGGATGTCGAAGCGGCTTTTGCTGTGATCAAAGAAAAAGTGGGCGTTATTCATGGTCTAGCGCACTGCATCGCGTTTGCGAAAACGGAAGAGCTCGAAGGCGAGTATGTTAACACATCCCGCGAAGGATACGCACTGGCACAAGACATTAGCGCATTCTCCCTGGTAGCAGTTGCTCGTGCTGCTCGTCCTTTGATGACCGAGGGCGGTAGCATCGTGACCTTGACTTACCTTGGCGGTGAGCGCGTGATTCAAAACTACAACGTAATGGGTGTAGCCAAAGCTGCGCTTGATGCATCTGTTCGTTATTTGGCAAACGACTTGGGCAAAGAGAACATTCGTATCAATGCGATCTCTGCTGGTCCAATCCGTACGCTTGCTGCAAAAGGAATCCGCAATTTCAACACCGTACTGAAGGAAATTGAGGAAAAAGCGCCATTGCGCCGCACGATTGACCAATCGGAAGTAGGCGACACCGCTCTCTTCTTGTTCAGCAATCTCTCCCGAGGAATCACGGGTGAAATTCTGCACGTTGATGCTGGCTACAGCATTATGGGCGGCTAATCAGAAGTAATTTTCCCGAAAAAGAATAACAGGCCCCGCTTTCTCGCATACTATACCCAAAATGCGTGAAAGGGGGCCTGTTTATTATGTTTCCATTGATTACGAACATGGAAGAATTCTTGATTTATATGGGCGGCGGCTTTCAGTACTTACCTGCCCATCTCGGCGATGAAGCGGGAGGTGCGGGTCTTTCGTCCGAATCGCTCTCGGGGGATACCGATACACAAGCTGTGACGGGCCCGGGTAATCGCGACGTATAAGAGACGACGTTCTTCTTCAAGCGCACCCGAGCCGCCTTTTCGTAGCTCATCCAATGTGTACTCATGAGGAAGGGCACCTTCTACCAGATCAGGCAAGAAGACATGGTCATATTCGAGACCTTTTGCCCGATGGATACTTAAAACATGAACAGCTTCGTCCGGGAGTGGTCGCATCGTGCGCCACTCTTTTTCTTGTCGCGCCATTTGATCGATATAAGCTAAAAAATCGCTGATTGTCGCATGGCGCTTAGAAGCTGCCAGTATTTGCTGCAGCTCATCGCTCCAACGTTCCCGGCCATCTTCCCGGTCTTTCGCGCGTTTTTTTAGATAGTCACGCAGTTTGCCGTCCTCATAGATGAGCTCCAACGCCTGAGCAGGTGGAACCTCCTTACACGCGGTGAGAATCTCATTGATTTGCTGCATGTGCTTGCGCTGATACGGTTTGAGCTGTGTCAAATGCGGAAGAACGTGCAGAATCGGCTTGTCCTCAATGATTGCTTGACTGCGCAAGGCATTCCACATTTCGGCTGAGATGTAGAGGGTCGACAATATTTCTTTTAGTGCATCGGTGTCATCTGGGTTTAACGCGAGCCGCAAATAATTCAGCGTCCAGCGAACCGTCTGGCGTTGGTAAAAGGAATCCTCCTCTTGCGTGTAATGAAAAGGAATTCCTGCTTCGCTCAGGCGCTCCAAAATGGGGCGTGCAGATTCATTGGTGCGGTACAAGATCGCGCATTCACCCAAAATGGCCCCTTGCTCACGACGATGGATAATTTCATCGACGATCCGGGAAGCTTGTTCTTCTTCGTCTTCCGGCTCGAATAAATACGTGTCGCCTTCCTCGCGATGAAAGGACTGACAATCCTTTGCCCAACGCTCCCGGTTGTGGCCGATCAGCGAGTAGCCAAGACTGACAATCGAGGAATGGGAACGGTAGTTGACCTCGAGTGTAAATGTCGACGCCTGCGGAAAGTCTTTGGTGAAGCCCAAGATGTACTGAGGATCACTGCCACGAAAGCCGTAAATGGACTGGTCGTCGTCCCCGATGACACACAAATTGTTTTGTGGAGCGGCTAATAGCTTGACCGTCTCATACTGAATGCGATTGATATCCTGAAACTCATCGACCATTACATAGGTGATGCGTTCCTGATAACGGCGAAGGAGTCCTGGATCATCGCGCAGCATTTCGTAGCAGCCAATGAGCATGTCGTCAAAGTCAAACCATTGATGCTTTTTCTTCGTGTCCTCATACAGAGGATAAAGCTGGATCGCCCGTTTTTCTGCATCGCTCGTTGCTTCCCGATACGCGACCTCATGGGGGAGGATGTATTCGTTTTTCCAACGACTGATGATGCCGAGTGCTTCGGTGATCTCTGTTTCTTTTAACGTGGCAAGGTCGTCATGACCGAGCAGTGCACCGGTCTCGCGCATCAACCGCCATTTTTGCCAATCCTTTTTCAAGAGGCGCTGCTGATCCCAGCGTTCTGGCTGGTGATGCAGGAGCATTCGGTAAAAGATGCTGTGGAACGTACCGGCAATCAGCTCACGTGCTTGTCCAGCGGGTAGTTGCCGGGCAATGCGCTGACGAATTTCATCGGCGGCTTTGGTCGTAAAGGTCACGACCATGATTTGATTCGGCTTTACACCCAAGTCTGAGATCAAGTGAGTCGTGCGTGCAGTCATGACGCGCGTCTTGCCACTTCCGGCTCCCGCGAGGATGAGAAAAGGCCCCTCGGTAGCGTGAACCGCTTGCTGTTGTCCCGGGTGCAGCGATTGATCACGCATTTGCTCAGCCATGTGAGAGATGGTCTTCTTCGGCATCAAGCGTTTGCGGAAAATCGGTGGCTTCGGTGCAGGCGGGGGAGGCGTCGTGCTCGTGCCAATCGTTCTCTTTTTTGGAAGGCGAAAGGAGCCGATGGTCTTTGTATTTTCTTCGTCTATGGATGCCTCGCTGTGCTCCTTGGTTGAGAAAGCGAGTGGTTCTTTCGTGTTATCGTCGCTGTGCTCCTTTTCGACCGTAGCAGCCAAGACAGCCTGAAAGGCAGTGGCAGCCGTCTCATTAATCGCTTGTAGCGAATCGAGAGAAGCAGGACCACTTTCCGTCAGAAGCGGGCACTCTGCTCCTTCAGGATGGAAGAAATGCGGCTCGAAGCTGATGCCAGCATGAAGACGAAGCGCCGATGCACAGGCAGGACAACGTACCTTGTCCTGCCGGGCAGCCATGCGCCAAAACGGTATGCGGTTGTAGTTCTCTGGTAGCAACAGGATGGGTTTGTTGTCTAGTAAAGCGTAGTTCATCATGACACCTCGGAAACAAGAAGTGCCCCCTGTCGGCAGGGGACACTTGCCATTTTGGTTGTTCTTTTTGATTAAGAGTGCAGCGACACGATATCCTCGGGAAGAGCGGACGAATCTTCTGCTCCCAAATACGTGATGCTCACGCGTGTAATGCGATGGTTTTCTAGTTCACTGATCGCAAAAAGATAGCCTTGGAATGTGACGGTTTTGCCTTTCGCGACCTCTTCATTTAACTGGCTGTAGAGCCATCCGGCAATGGTGTCGACTTCGTCGGAAACGACTTCAATCGATATGTAATCATTCAGTTCTGTCAAGAGAGTTTTGCCGGAAACCGAGAGCGTATTGCTGGAGCTTTCTTCAATTTCAGGGCGCTCATTTTCATCGAACTCATCCTGAATATCACCGACGATTTCCTCCAAAATGTCCTCCATCGTTAACAACCCTGCTGTACCGCCATATTCATCAATCACGATGGCGAGCTGGGAACGGCGCTTTTGCATTAAGCGCAAGACGTGGCTAATTTCCATGGACTCCGGCACCGTCAATAATGGACGGAGAAAATCAGTTAACTCTGCTTTCCCTGTCGTTAGTGCAGAAAGGTAAAAATCAGAGGTGTGCACAAAGCCAATCAGCCTGTCCTTATCCTCATGAGCAACGGGAAAGCGTGAATGGCGAGACTCTCTCATGATTTCGAGGTTTTCGTCAAACGTGTTGTCGTCGTAGAGGCAGATCATTTCGATTCGTGGGATCATAATTTCCCGGGCAAGACGTTCGGAAAACACGAAGACATTGTCGACGAGAGCCATCTCGGTCTGGTCAATGTGACCACTTTTATGACTCTGGTTCATGAGCAGGCGGATTTCTTCTTCTGTATGAGCAGATTCGTTTTCGGTGGCAGGCTCGACTCCAAGGCGTCTGATGAGTATATTGGCTGCTCCGTTTAAAAACCAGATGAGCGGATAGCTCA
This genomic stretch from Brevibacillus sp. DP1.3A harbors:
- the fabI gene encoding enoyl-ACP reductase FabI — its product is MNTLLQGKNIVIMGVANHRSIAWGIAQSLHNAGANLIFTYQGERLRENVAALTEKLGVEALLVNCDVTKDEDVEAAFAVIKEKVGVIHGLAHCIAFAKTEELEGEYVNTSREGYALAQDISAFSLVAVARAARPLMTEGGSIVTLTYLGGERVIQNYNVMGVAKAALDASVRYLANDLGKENIRINAISAGPIRTLAAKGIRNFNTVLKEIEEKAPLRRTIDQSEVGDTALFLFSNLSRGITGEILHVDAGYSIMGG
- a CDS encoding UvrD-helicase domain-containing protein, with the translated sequence MNYALLDNKPILLLPENYNRIPFWRMAARQDKVRCPACASALRLHAGISFEPHFFHPEGAECPLLTESGPASLDSLQAINETAATAFQAVLAATVEKEHSDDNTKEPLAFSTKEHSEASIDEENTKTIGSFRLPKKRTIGTSTTPPPPAPKPPIFRKRLMPKKTISHMAEQMRDQSLHPGQQQAVHATEGPFLILAGAGSGKTRVMTARTTHLISDLGVKPNQIMVVTFTTKAADEIRQRIARQLPAGQARELIAGTFHSIFYRMLLHHQPERWDQQRLLKKDWQKWRLMRETGALLGHDDLATLKETEITEALGIISRWKNEYILPHEVAYREATSDAEKRAIQLYPLYEDTKKKHQWFDFDDMLIGCYEMLRDDPGLLRRYQERITYVMVDEFQDINRIQYETVKLLAAPQNNLCVIGDDDQSIYGFRGSDPQYILGFTKDFPQASTFTLEVNYRSHSSIVSLGYSLIGHNRERWAKDCQSFHREEGDTYLFEPEDEEEQASRIVDEIIHRREQGAILGECAILYRTNESARPILERLSEAGIPFHYTQEEDSFYQRQTVRWTLNYLRLALNPDDTDALKEILSTLYISAEMWNALRSQAIIEDKPILHVLPHLTQLKPYQRKHMQQINEILTACKEVPPAQALELIYEDGKLRDYLKKRAKDREDGRERWSDELQQILAASKRHATISDFLAYIDQMARQEKEWRTMRPLPDEAVHVLSIHRAKGLEYDHVFLPDLVEGALPHEYTLDELRKGGSGALEEERRLLYVAITRARHSLCIGIPRERFGRKTRTSRFIAEMGR
- a CDS encoding hemolysin family protein; amino-acid sequence: MCLESPIGEITLNLLLVVFLVLLNAFFVAAEFSLVKVRQTRLTQLVSEGNNKSARYAQKVTRELDAYLSACQLGITLASLGLGWVGEPAVAHYVAPVMAFFHFPSYLVGPTSLAIAFAIITFLHIVFGELAPKSLAIQKAEATSLWTAAPLTFFYKLSYPLIWFLNGAANILIRRLGVEPATENESAHTEEEIRLLMNQSHKSGHIDQTEMALVDNVFVFSERLAREIMIPRIEMICLYDDNTFDENLEIMRESRHSRFPVAHEDKDRLIGFVHTSDFYLSALTTGKAELTDFLRPLLTVPESMEISHVLRLMQKRRSQLAIVIDEYGGTAGLLTMEDILEEIVGDIQDEFDENERPEIEESSSNTLSVSGKTLLTELNDYISIEVVSDEVDTIAGWLYSQLNEEVAKGKTVTFQGYLFAISELENHRITRVSITYLGAEDSSALPEDIVSLHS